From a region of the Stenotrophomonas sp. BIO128-Bstrain genome:
- the adhP gene encoding alcohol dehydrogenase AdhP: MNKTMKAAVVREFGKPLRIEEVEVPRPGPGDILVKIEACGVCHTDLHAVDGDWPVKPNPPFIPGHEGVGHVVAVGAGVSHIREGDRVGIPWLYSACGYCEHCLGGWETLCEAQQNTGYSVNGGFAEYALANAAYVGLLPKGVGFIEVAPILCAGVTVYKGLKVTDTKPGQWVVICGIGGLGHMAVQYAKAMGLNVAAVDIDDGKLALAERLGATITVNARNTDPAAFLKKEIGGAHGALVTAVSPKAFEQALGMVRRGGTVSLNGLPPGNFPLDIFGMVLNGITVRGSIVGTRLDLQESLEFAEQGKVAATVTSDSLENINDIFARMQAGKIEGRVVLDMSA, translated from the coding sequence ATGAACAAGACCATGAAGGCCGCTGTCGTCCGCGAATTCGGAAAGCCGTTGCGCATCGAGGAGGTCGAGGTGCCGCGTCCGGGGCCCGGCGACATCCTGGTGAAGATCGAAGCCTGTGGCGTGTGCCACACCGACCTGCATGCGGTGGATGGTGACTGGCCGGTCAAGCCCAACCCGCCCTTCATTCCCGGCCATGAAGGGGTCGGCCACGTGGTTGCGGTGGGTGCGGGTGTCAGCCACATCCGCGAGGGCGACCGCGTCGGCATCCCGTGGCTGTATTCGGCGTGCGGCTACTGCGAGCACTGCCTGGGCGGCTGGGAAACCCTGTGCGAAGCGCAGCAGAACACCGGCTACTCGGTGAACGGTGGCTTCGCCGAATATGCCCTGGCCAATGCGGCCTATGTCGGCCTGCTGCCGAAGGGCGTGGGCTTCATCGAGGTCGCGCCGATCCTGTGTGCCGGCGTCACCGTCTACAAAGGCCTGAAGGTCACCGATACCAAGCCCGGCCAGTGGGTGGTGATCTGCGGCATCGGCGGACTCGGCCACATGGCCGTGCAGTACGCCAAGGCGATGGGCCTGAACGTGGCCGCGGTGGATATCGATGACGGCAAACTGGCGCTGGCCGAGCGGCTGGGCGCGACGATCACCGTCAACGCGCGCAATACCGATCCGGCCGCGTTCCTGAAGAAGGAGATCGGCGGCGCGCACGGCGCACTGGTCACCGCGGTCTCGCCGAAGGCCTTCGAGCAGGCACTGGGCATGGTCCGCCGCGGCGGCACCGTCTCGTTGAACGGCCTGCCGCCGGGCAACTTCCCGCTGGATATCTTCGGCATGGTGCTCAACGGCATCACCGTGCGTGGCTCCATCGTCGGCACCCGGCTGGACCTGCAGGAATCGCTGGAATTCGCCGAGCAGGGCAAGGTCGCCGCGACGGTCACCAGCGATTCGCTGGAGAACATCAACGACATCTTCGCGCGCATGCAGGCCGGCAAGATCGAAGGCCGCGTGGTGCTGGACATGAGCGCGTAA
- a CDS encoding Ku protein, with protein sequence MARPIWTGTLSFGLLNVPVSLMSGERNVDLHFRMLDSRDRKPIRFERVNADTGEEVPWKEIVKAYEYDKGSYVVLEEDDIRSAAPQSHEAVEVETFVDAATIDPRYYEKPYLLVPAKKAEKGYVLLRETLRSTGKVGIARVVVRTREYLCAVMPHGDALVLMILRYPQELVDPDEYKLPSGSLAEYRINSKETAMAEQLIASMSGEWKPDEYHDEFRERLHTLLKKRIKAKGGTTKVEEEPAPREDDATNVVDFMSLLQKSLDAKKRTPAAKKSAAKKATAKVAKPTAAKKATKTAGKAAKKTTKRAPARKAG encoded by the coding sequence ATGGCCCGACCGATCTGGACCGGCACGCTGTCATTCGGGCTGCTCAATGTCCCGGTGTCGCTGATGTCCGGCGAACGCAATGTCGACCTGCACTTCCGCATGCTGGATTCGCGCGACCGCAAGCCGATCCGCTTCGAACGGGTCAACGCCGATACCGGTGAAGAAGTGCCGTGGAAAGAGATCGTCAAAGCCTACGAGTACGACAAGGGCAGCTATGTCGTGCTGGAGGAAGACGACATCCGCTCGGCCGCGCCGCAAAGCCATGAGGCGGTCGAGGTGGAGACCTTCGTCGACGCCGCCACCATCGATCCGCGGTACTACGAGAAGCCCTACCTGCTGGTGCCCGCCAAGAAAGCCGAGAAAGGCTACGTGCTGCTGCGCGAAACGTTGCGCAGCACCGGCAAAGTCGGCATCGCACGGGTGGTGGTGCGTACGCGCGAATACCTGTGCGCGGTGATGCCGCACGGCGATGCACTGGTGCTGATGATCCTGCGTTATCCACAGGAACTGGTCGACCCGGACGAGTACAAGCTGCCCAGCGGCAGCCTCGCCGAGTACCGCATCAACAGCAAGGAAACGGCGATGGCCGAGCAGTTGATCGCCTCCATGTCCGGCGAATGGAAGCCGGATGAGTACCACGATGAATTCCGCGAGCGCCTGCACACGCTGCTGAAAAAGCGGATCAAGGCCAAGGGTGGCACCACCAAGGTGGAGGAAGAGCCGGCCCCGCGCGAGGACGATGCGACCAACGTGGTCGACTTCATGTCGTTGCTGCAGAAGAGCCTGGATGCCAAGAAGCGCACGCCGGCCGCCAAAAAGTCAGCGGCGAAGAAGGCCACGGCGAAGGTCGCCAAACCCACTGCGGCCAAAAAGGCGACCAAGACTGCGGGCAAAGCGGCCAAGAAGACCACCAAGCGCGCGCCCGCGCGCAAAGCCGGGTAA
- the ligD gene encoding DNA ligase D: MSLQEYRRKRRFDGTPEPDAERRGAPARRPIFVVQLHHASSRHYDFRLEADGVLKSWAVPKGPSLRVGEKRLAVEVEDHPLSYATFAGDIPSGHYGAGHVDVYDHGTWACDGDPLEAIAAGKVDFVLHGERLKGGWKLVRTAMKGKQHQWLLIKRDDEEARDMEADDLLEGAPKAAKRTSAKKVAAANASKAAPARKTAPAKAATGGPARKAERKADARWSKRALALQGARTTPYPHDFKPQLTDHRATAPDGEQWLHEIKWDGYRLLADVRDGVVSLRSRGGLNWTDDFPEVVQAIERLPVRDLRLDGELVVLDAQGRSDFTALQKVIDGTAKQPLRYVVFDMPGIAGVDLSRVPLLERKTLLKDLLGATPGTLAYSDHVRDHGPAVFAASGEAGFEGIISKRIDAPYVNARSRDWIKIKHENTDEFLIVGYTEPKGSRSGFGSLLMATPDKRGLRYVGRVGTGFDDAALRALTRQLTPLTVKDAVVELPLHVPFTARSVHWVKPVLVAEVAFRGWAKEGLLRQASFKRLREDKHAEDLGATATAVSPTASTTAASATPAGTRGRKKAAAAAQDESTVTISHPERVVFAKAKITKGEVADYYRRMARWILPEVAHRPLSVLRCPDGVDKPCFFQKHHGTGLGGAVKAIPLEQKSGREDYLYIEDVEGLLQLVQMNTLELHPWGATVDDPEHPDRLVFDLDPGEGVNWTQIKAAARDVRARLQEAGLESFVRLSGGKGVHVVVPLQPKADWAQAKDFCEAFAQAMATQAPDRYVATMSKAKRDGVIFIDWLRNARGATSVSSWSLRARPGAGVAVPLRWEELGRIAAPDAFPMAKALQRAERLKQDPWEGIEQVKQVLPGS, encoded by the coding sequence GTGTCCCTGCAGGAATACCGCCGCAAACGCCGTTTCGACGGCACCCCCGAGCCGGATGCCGAGCGTCGCGGCGCGCCGGCGCGGCGGCCGATCTTCGTCGTGCAGCTGCACCACGCCAGCTCGCGCCATTACGACTTCCGGCTGGAAGCCGATGGCGTGCTCAAGAGCTGGGCGGTGCCGAAAGGCCCCTCGCTGCGCGTCGGTGAAAAACGGCTCGCGGTGGAGGTTGAAGATCACCCGCTGTCCTACGCGACGTTTGCCGGCGATATCCCCAGCGGCCATTACGGCGCCGGGCATGTGGACGTCTACGACCACGGCACCTGGGCCTGCGATGGCGACCCGCTGGAGGCGATCGCGGCCGGCAAGGTGGACTTCGTCCTGCACGGTGAACGGCTCAAGGGCGGGTGGAAACTGGTGCGCACCGCGATGAAGGGCAAGCAGCACCAGTGGTTGCTGATCAAACGCGATGACGAGGAGGCCAGGGATATGGAGGCTGATGATCTGTTGGAGGGGGCGCCGAAGGCAGCCAAGCGCACGAGCGCGAAGAAGGTTGCCGCTGCCAACGCCAGCAAAGCTGCCCCGGCAAGGAAGACCGCGCCGGCCAAGGCCGCGACAGGGGGCCCCGCACGCAAGGCCGAACGCAAGGCCGACGCGCGCTGGTCCAAGCGCGCGCTGGCCCTGCAGGGCGCTCGCACAACGCCCTACCCGCACGACTTCAAGCCCCAGCTGACCGATCACCGTGCCACCGCACCGGACGGCGAGCAGTGGCTGCACGAGATCAAATGGGACGGCTATCGCCTGCTGGCCGATGTGCGCGATGGCGTGGTGTCGCTGCGCTCGCGCGGCGGGCTGAACTGGACCGACGATTTTCCCGAGGTGGTGCAGGCGATCGAGCGGCTGCCGGTGCGCGATCTGCGCCTGGACGGTGAGCTGGTGGTACTGGATGCGCAGGGCCGCAGTGACTTCACTGCATTGCAGAAGGTCATCGATGGCACCGCCAAACAGCCGCTGCGCTATGTGGTGTTCGACATGCCCGGCATCGCCGGGGTGGACCTCAGCCGGGTGCCACTGCTGGAGCGCAAGACCCTGCTCAAGGACCTGCTGGGCGCCACGCCGGGCACCCTGGCCTACAGCGACCACGTGCGCGACCACGGCCCGGCGGTGTTTGCCGCCAGTGGCGAGGCCGGCTTCGAAGGCATCATCAGCAAGCGGATCGACGCGCCCTACGTCAACGCGCGTTCGCGCGACTGGATCAAGATCAAGCACGAGAACACCGATGAGTTCCTCATCGTCGGCTATACCGAACCGAAGGGATCGCGCAGTGGCTTCGGCTCGCTGCTGATGGCGACCCCGGACAAGCGCGGGCTGCGCTATGTCGGCCGCGTCGGCACGGGCTTCGACGATGCCGCGCTGCGCGCGCTGACCAGGCAGCTGACCCCGCTGACGGTGAAGGACGCGGTGGTCGAGCTGCCTTTGCATGTGCCGTTCACCGCACGCAGCGTGCACTGGGTGAAGCCGGTGCTGGTGGCGGAGGTCGCGTTCCGTGGATGGGCCAAGGAAGGGTTGCTGCGCCAGGCCAGCTTCAAGAGGCTGCGCGAGGACAAACACGCCGAGGATCTGGGCGCCACAGCTACTGCCGTCTCCCCTACCGCCTCCACTACCGCGGCCTCCGCCACCCCGGCCGGCACGCGCGGGCGAAAGAAGGCAGCTGCGGCCGCGCAGGACGAGAGCACGGTGACGATCAGCCACCCCGAGCGCGTGGTGTTCGCCAAGGCGAAGATCACCAAGGGCGAGGTGGCCGACTACTACCGCCGCATGGCGCGCTGGATCCTGCCCGAGGTGGCGCACCGCCCGCTGTCGGTGCTGCGCTGCCCGGACGGGGTGGACAAGCCCTGCTTCTTCCAGAAACACCACGGCACCGGCCTGGGCGGTGCGGTCAAGGCGATTCCGCTGGAGCAGAAGAGCGGGCGCGAAGACTACCTCTACATCGAGGACGTGGAGGGCCTGCTGCAGCTGGTGCAGATGAACACCCTGGAGCTGCATCCCTGGGGCGCCACCGTCGATGACCCCGAACATCCGGACCGGCTGGTGTTCGATCTGGATCCCGGCGAAGGCGTGAACTGGACGCAGATCAAGGCCGCCGCACGCGATGTGCGCGCGCGCCTGCAGGAAGCCGGGCTGGAGAGCTTCGTCCGGCTCTCCGGCGGCAAGGGCGTGCACGTGGTGGTGCCGCTGCAGCCCAAGGCCGACTGGGCGCAGGCCAAGGACTTCTGCGAGGCGTTTGCGCAGGCCATGGCCACCCAGGCACCCGACCGCTATGTGGCGACGATGAGCAAGGCCAAGCGCGACGGGGTGATCTTCATCGATTGGCTGCGCAATGCGCGCGGCGCCACCAGTGTGAGCTCGTGGTCGCTGCGGGCGCGGCCCGGAGCCGGCGTGGCGGTGCCGCTGCGCTGGGAAGAGCTGGGCCGCATCGCGGCGCCGGACGCCTTCCCGATGGCGAAGGCGCTGCAGCGCGCGGAGCGGCTGAAGCAGGACCCGTGGGAAGGCATCGAGCAGGTGAAGCAGGTGCTGCCCGGCAGCTGA
- a CDS encoding DUF779 domain-containing protein produces MTDLPLQVMATLPALQLIQTLQARHGDLLFHQSGGCCDGSSPMCFAQGDFIVGDRDVRMGEIGGAPFYISPAQFEYWKHTQLIIDVVPGRGGMFSLENGEGVRFLVRSRLFSDEEFARLKAAGRV; encoded by the coding sequence ATGACCGACCTCCCGCTCCAGGTAATGGCCACTCTCCCGGCGCTGCAGCTGATCCAGACCCTGCAGGCACGCCATGGCGACCTGCTGTTCCATCAGTCCGGTGGCTGCTGCGACGGCTCCTCGCCGATGTGTTTCGCCCAGGGCGATTTCATCGTGGGCGACCGCGACGTGCGCATGGGCGAGATCGGCGGGGCGCCGTTCTACATCAGCCCCGCGCAGTTCGAGTACTGGAAACATACCCAGCTGATCATCGACGTGGTGCCCGGCCGGGGCGGCATGTTCTCGCTGGAGAACGGCGAGGGCGTGCGCTTCCTGGTCCGCTCGCGCTTGTTCAGCGATGAGGAGTTCGCGCGGCTCAAGGCCGCCGGCCGGGTCTGA
- the adh gene encoding aldehyde dehydrogenase, producing the protein MNAVTSAKPHATDPQSIFKPRYGNYIGGEWVAPRSGQYFENTTPVTGKVFTEVARSNAEDIEAALDAAHAAKAAWAETSTTERANILNRIADRIEENLELLAHAETWDNGKPIRETLNADVPLMADHFRYFAGAVRAQEGSLSEIDKDTVAYHFHEPLGVVGQIIPWNFPMLMAAWKLAPALAAGNCVVLKPAEQTPASILVLMEVIGDLLPKGVLNVVNGFGVEAGKPLASNPRIAKIAFTGETTTGRLIMQYASQNLIPVTLELGGKSPNIFFADVMAEDDDFLDKAVEGFVLFAFNQGEVCTCPSRALIQESIYEKFMERALKRVAAIKQGNPLDPNTMVGAQASSEQLEKILSYFDIGRQEGAQVLIGGEQAKLDGDLAGGFYVKPTVFKGHNKMRVFQEEIFGPVVSVTTFKTEEEALELANDTLYGLGAGVWSRDASRLYRMGRGIQAGRVWTNCYHAYPAHAAFGGYKQSGIGRENHKMMLDHYQQTKNLLVSYSPKKLGFF; encoded by the coding sequence ATGAATGCCGTCACGTCCGCCAAGCCGCACGCCACCGATCCGCAGTCCATCTTCAAGCCGCGCTACGGCAACTACATCGGCGGGGAATGGGTGGCGCCGCGCAGCGGCCAGTACTTTGAAAACACCACCCCGGTGACCGGCAAGGTGTTCACCGAGGTCGCCCGTTCCAACGCCGAGGACATCGAAGCGGCGCTCGACGCTGCCCACGCGGCCAAGGCCGCCTGGGCCGAGACCTCGACCACCGAACGCGCCAATATCCTCAACAGGATCGCCGACCGCATCGAGGAAAACCTCGAGCTGCTCGCGCATGCCGAGACCTGGGACAACGGCAAGCCGATCCGCGAAACGCTCAACGCCGACGTGCCGCTGATGGCCGACCACTTCCGCTACTTCGCCGGTGCCGTGCGCGCGCAGGAAGGCAGCCTGTCGGAGATCGACAAGGACACCGTCGCCTACCACTTCCATGAGCCGCTCGGCGTGGTCGGGCAGATCATCCCGTGGAACTTCCCGATGCTGATGGCCGCCTGGAAGCTGGCCCCGGCCCTGGCCGCCGGCAACTGCGTGGTGCTCAAGCCGGCCGAGCAGACCCCGGCTTCGATCCTGGTGCTGATGGAGGTGATCGGCGACCTGCTGCCCAAGGGCGTGCTCAACGTGGTCAATGGCTTCGGCGTGGAGGCGGGCAAGCCGCTGGCGTCCAACCCGCGCATCGCCAAGATCGCCTTCACCGGCGAGACCACCACCGGCCGGCTTATCATGCAGTACGCCAGCCAGAACCTGATCCCGGTGACGCTGGAGCTGGGCGGCAAATCCCCGAACATCTTCTTCGCCGATGTCATGGCCGAGGACGACGACTTCCTCGACAAGGCCGTGGAAGGCTTCGTGCTGTTCGCCTTCAACCAGGGCGAGGTGTGTACCTGCCCGTCGCGCGCGCTGATCCAGGAGTCGATCTACGAGAAATTCATGGAACGCGCGCTCAAGCGCGTGGCCGCGATCAAGCAGGGCAACCCGCTCGACCCCAACACCATGGTCGGTGCGCAGGCCTCCTCCGAGCAGTTGGAGAAGATTCTTTCCTACTTCGACATCGGCCGGCAGGAAGGTGCGCAGGTGCTGATCGGCGGTGAGCAGGCCAAGCTGGACGGTGACCTGGCCGGCGGCTTCTACGTGAAGCCCACCGTGTTCAAGGGCCACAACAAGATGCGCGTGTTCCAGGAAGAGATCTTCGGGCCGGTGGTTTCGGTGACCACGTTCAAGACCGAGGAGGAAGCGCTGGAACTCGCCAACGACACCCTGTACGGCCTCGGCGCCGGTGTGTGGAGCCGCGATGCGTCGCGGCTGTACCGCATGGGCCGTGGCATCCAGGCCGGGCGCGTGTGGACCAACTGCTACCACGCCTATCCGGCACATGCCGCGTTCGGCGGCTACAAGCAGTCGGGCATCGGCCGCGAGAACCACAAGATGATGCTCGACCACTACCAGCAGACCAAGAACCTGCTGGTCAGCTATTCGCCCAAGAAGCTGGGCTTCTTCTGA